The Branchiostoma floridae strain S238N-H82 unplaced genomic scaffold, Bfl_VNyyK Sc7u5tJ_1560, whole genome shotgun sequence genomic sequence aatAGAAAATATCCTCGAGACCAAAAGATTGACGCGAATGATCTATACAACAACGTTTtagaatatttgctttataaTTTCATATTCCTGGTGTTTGTGAACTTTATAAAAATAagcgacacacacacacgcacacacacaagtgcacacacacacacacacacacacacacacacacacaaagacacctTGACAATACCTTGACAAGGGacagtggtgcgtacctaaaaccCGGAACTGGAATTGGACTTGTAAAAACGtataggtccaagtccaaaaaaacctaaatgtcggGAACCAAGttcggacttgcaaaaagctatctctCAATTATATCCCTTTTTTTGTTCggaaccatctaaaaccttccatagatagtaaatttgcactggaaaaagacaagaaacatTTCGTGTTTATTACtgaccttttgtgtattttaaatGTACAGACCTGAACCTAAACTGCTGGACCTGACTGAATCCGGACACGAACCTGCACCACCAACAAGGGATATATCAGAAACAGTACTACTGTTATTCCATCGTGATGTCTACAGCTTAAGTTTGCTTTAGTTTAGTGGCTTAGAATAATGATGCCTTTACGTCGTAATTGCTaccaatgcccccctcccccttaatAATCGATTACTGTTTTCCCATGAAAGAAGCCGCTGTTTAAGTAGTACTTCAGAATGAATTAGCAGACCTGGGGTAGAGCGGTTGTTAACACAGTTCTTACCTTCCGATGATGTTGCTTGACTGCTGAGGCGTTGAATTCTCGTCAAAATTGCGTCAAACTGGAAAGGAATGTGGTCGTCCTAcaaatcaagatggcggacacgcTGATCGCTGAAGGTGAAAGTTGACATACCTGATTACCCACTACAAAGTGCCAGTTTATCGAATGGGGTCATGTGACTCATGTctattctcaaagcagatgttgggtcgcggagatagtagtggtcgggattttttcACCGAGCTGGTAATTTTTTGCCAAGTcagtaaaaatcccgaccactactgtCAACGGAAAATAGACTAGACCGGGGCCGTATGACAGAAAAGTATGCACTAGTATCGCAAATATCTCCCGAGAAATACACGGTATGACCTAAAGTATAGTCGTAGCGATATCGATGACCCATTTCATGTTGAATGCCTTGTTCGAAAAGTGAACGTTCGTTTTAGTGTACTAACAGTCAAGTGCCTTCGGAACCtacatttaacatcctatccaagggacggccctaaccgaagctcaCAGACGGCCCTAACAaaaactcattttcacctgagtatggTGAggaaagtgtctttcccaagggcacaagatcggcggcacatcaacggatttgaaccccaaacctctgggttatgaatcGAACACCCTGCCTATTGCGCCACAAGACCCAACTAATCTAAATCTAGCAAGTTAAGCTAGCATTTGCAGTTACTACCTGTAATATAAGCATCAATTCGTTATTACAGCAGTTATACATCTTTTAATACTGAATACATGTGCTTCCGTAAGGTAGATAGTATATACTAGATACGACATCTATGTTAATAACAACAACTGTCAATAAATACGGTCAGAAGGTTTGAGGCCTAAACTCAAAGGAAGCGGTCTAACGCACATTTCAGAGTATAACCGCGATGGCCAAAACAATTGATGCATATTAATAatataatgttttatttgcaaaatcatgcccgagggctaattgcatatacagtctcaaggAATAagagaagtagtagtagtagagtgatacataaaactagtgactaatcaactacattttgtatataatactatgaatactattgtcgggtttgacttcttctttgaagacagtggTTAAtaaactgtcccacgttctgtatgatgatgagattttgtgcttttaattAATAGACGCTCTATATATAACTTCCAtcccacactcctcacacacGTAGCTTTTTCAACGGTTATTTTGACCATGTGTAGGTCTAAATTTCGATGAAGCAGAGATAACATTCATCACATTTGTGTTATCAGTCTTCACCTGTCCCTTTTTTATGTGTACTGACGGATAGTTTAGAAATGAATCCGCGACTCTCAATTGTATCCCTATGAAGTGTGTTTGACTAAGCAGTGTTTCTTTAGATACCTTTTGTccgtagcagaatagtcacactggtcacatttatagggtttctcacctgtatgtttcaTCATATGTTGGGATAGGTGAAACCTGCGagcagtcctgtatccacactctccacacatgaagggtttttctccggtgtgtgtAGCCATGTGTCGGTCCAAATAGCttttctttgcagcagaatagtcgcactggtcacattcaTAAGGTTTTacgcctgtatgtgttctcatatgtacggctAAGGAAGACCtatcagccgtcctgtatccgcactctccacacatgaagggtttttcgccggtgtgtttagccatgtgtcgatCCAAATCAGATTTCCGTGCTGaagaatagtcacaatggtcacacttgtagggtttctcgcctgtatgtcTTCTCATATGTTCGGTTAGGTGAGACCTGACAgcagtcctgtatccgcactctccacacatgtagggtttctctccggaGTGTCTAGCCATGTGACTGTCTAAATTGCATTTCTGTGtcgcagaatagtcacactggtcacatttaaagggtttctctccagtatgtGTTCTTGTATGCTTTAATAGATCAGCCTTTGAGGCTGTTCTATAGTCACATTCAGTACAACCAAAGCGTTTATCCACAGTACGTTTCACCGCAAGCCTGTCCGTCTGGTCTGTTCGACTCTGTGAGGGAGGATTGTCAGATTCTACTCCGCCATTTGCTCCGCGTGGAATGTCCCCTTCCTCGTCCTGCTGCCTTCCCGTGTCTGATGTCTCGATGCTGTTTGTCTCGTCCCCAGGGTGTACAGCTAGCAGATCGTCCACAGCAGTCCGACTGCTTCCTCCATCCATTTCTGAAAACAACAATTAATAATCCATAATTAAAATAAACATCGCTATGCTATGCTATCTAAACCCACCTTCTTGCCCTGGAACAGTGATACATATAATATATCCCTTATCAAtcgatcacacacacacacatacacacaaacacacacgtgcacacacacacgcacacactcaaaCAAATGCGAGTAAACCTATtgcattgtttttattgtataAGTTGATTGTAAATCTTGGCGCCATTCAGTTTTTATCTTCAAGGCCGACTTGCTACACGTTTTATCAATCGTACTTCTCAAAGCTGCAGCCCCTATTATAACTATACCGTTGACCTATGTCTACAACCTCTCTCTCAGTACTGGAACTATACCAACTGAATGGAAGACAGCCAGGGTGACCCCCATTCACAAAGGTGGTGATCAGGCTGACCCTAACAACTTTAGACCAATCTCTGTACTACCGATtctgatgaaaatatttgagaGGGAAGTTCATAAAAAATTCCTAGCATATCTCCATATCCATAATATTGACAACGGTAATCTTGTAGGTACAGTATTTCTTGACCTGAAAAAGGCATTCGATTCTGTTGACCACAATCTCCTTTTGACGAAACTAACATGGATAGGTCTACGTGGTATTGAACTGGCTTGGTTTCAAAGTTACCTTTCAAATAGACATCAAAGAGTCTCATTAAGTGGTCACACATCCGATAGTGTAGCTATTGATATTGGTGTGCCCCAAGGGTCCATCTTGGGACCCCTTCTCTTCAATATTTTTATTAACGACTTACCAGAATCAATCACCAACTGTAAAGTTTCCCTCTATGCGGACGACACAGCAATCTTCTGTGCTAGTAACAACCCAAACCATGTTGAATCCATGTTAAACGCTGAGCTTTCTCAACTATCTACTTGGTTTCACAATAATCGGTTAACACTCAATATTAGTAAGACCAAGTGGATGTTGATGGGATCTTCCAAAAGAATAAACAATTGTCATGACTTAGAAATCAAAATTGATGATATTTGTCTGGAGAGAGTAAcatcatacaaatatttggGTGTAATCCTTGATTCATGTCTTACCTATAGTAACCATGTAGATATTATGCATAGTAAAGCATCTCAGCGCATCGGTTTGCTTAGACGCCTACGACCTTATCTTGGTACAAATGTTGCTAACATGCTGTATAAGGCCATCGTTTTACCAATATTAGAATACTGCGATGTGATCTGGGAAAACAGCAGCTCTACACTCAAACAACGCCTACAGATTCTTCAGAACAGGGCCGCCAGGATCATACTGAGGCGGGATCCCAGAGCTAACATCGAAGAGCTGCATCACACACTGCAGTGGAGATATCTACAGGACCGGAGAACTCAACACTTGTGCATCATGGTGTGCAAATGTCTGCATGGACTAGCACCTAGCTATCTAATCAATACTTTTAACTATAACAATCAAATACACAGTTATAACACCAGACAGGCTCAACAGTTACACAGACCAAAGTACACATCTCGTACAGGCCAACGAACGTTTGCATCCAGAGTGGTTTCTATCTACAATTCCCTTAATCCAACAACAACTTCAcaaaccactctgaattcatTCAAGCGAGCTTTacaatctgacctctgacccctccgaTCAACGACCTCGAATCTGGTTTGAAAATTAGCTTGATTTCGTTTAtttatgtactgttatgttctatTCATATGATTATTGTTGTGAGGAGTTTTGTAATTAATGACTTTGAGTTGTTATTATTTGGGCTAATCGCATTTAAGTTATTATCCATATTTTGATTTAGTCACGTTTTATGTTATACGATTATTGttatctttatgtttatgtccATTATGTTCatttgggctcccttggaaatcagttttatcaaaactgtagggactaccctgaaagattaataaaaaaaaattgttattctgtatgtacatcCAATCACTTaagtatgttagaatttagattatttacctgttttcaatcactttattaatttgatttttttcacttgcaTTTAGCCCCATATGGGCATGAATTTACAGTCTGACGCAAACCTGTTCGCCGATGACACATCACTCTCAACCAGCAACCGATCCGTCCAACGTGTAGTCAACTCACTCAACACGGACCTACGATCCGTATCCAACTGGCTAACAAACTGGAAGCTAGAAGCCAATGAGGACAAATGCAAAATGATGTTCATCACAACCCGCACTCTCCCTAGACCCCCTGCTCCAGTCATACTAGGCGGTAGTACACTACAAGTTGTTACCAGCTACAAGCATCTTGGTGTCACCCTGACAAACACACTTTCCTGGTCAAAACACATTGAAACAACCTCCATTAAGTCAAGAAGATATGCTGGCCTACTGTGTGCACTGAGAAAGAAGGTACCAAAGGACATCCTGCTCAGACTGTACAAAACCATCACCAGACCTGGTCTGGAGTATGCTGACGTCGTCTGGGCGGGACTCACCAAGCGCGACGAAACAAAACTGGAATCAGTTCAATACCAAACTGCCAGACTGATCAGCGGACAACATGGACTCCCGTACCCGTCATACCAATCTCTGTACACCCAGCTATCCCTTCCATCACTGCAGTTCCGACGACAATTCCACACCGCTGTCACCCTGTACAAGCTCCTCAACGGTCACTGCCCTCCACACCTTCAAACCCTGATACCCAGAACCCGTGCGTCTGCTACTCAACTGAGTCACgttactccctcaggaacagcgaccacctgacatctgaactcacTAAGTCCACCAGAGGCCAGAGAACAttcatctacagagcaacagcactctggaacactctccctactgctactagtactcgcacagccacctccactgcttccttcaaaagaaaactgtgggaatgtctaggcaacccttacgcatggtaaattagtcatacacgtgtatatacagaccctgacctctcactgcaaatattgttgtcgatgatatgatgttaatgtatactccattttagatgatatgtaagttgccctacaccatgtacatataaatgttcttttttaatataataatatttatgtattgtttatgtgtttgtcagcagggctagccctttgtaatagccataggctagttgggcagccctggctgtgtgttcgttgcagccaaaccaataaataaataaatgaatttacaataaaACCTTATTAGTATCAATGAATAAACCGATTAGTAACTACTGCTACTACATCCACAAACCGTGACGAACACCCATAAATCGTAACTAattaacacacatacacaaggaTAAATACTCCAGAAACGTACAAAGCAAAGCATTGTGAAACTGTGACATCTAGTCCTTGTCAGTGTCCACAATTACTAGTAGTTTACATagcaatgcccccctcccccatacaaattacaaatcGATCACTATAAATTGTCCAGTAAACTAACCTCTGTTTCTGAAGTACTAATGATTTAGCAGACGAAGAGAATAAAAGAGAGTTAATACATGTCTTACCTACCGGCTGATAGTGTTGTTCAGTTGCTGAGGTGTTGAATCGACGTTGAAATGACCCCCAAATGGCAAGGAATGTGTTACCCGactattcaaaatggcggacactcTGAGCTCGGAGGTGGAAGGTCAAAGTTCATATACCTGATGTAACCATATTGCCGGCCAAAAACACTAGAAACTTAAAATTCCCTTTATTGTTTACAGACTTTTGACGCTTTCTTAAAGATATTTATATAATTGCCTACTGTGTGTCTTTAGATTGGACAATTTACTTGAatcacgtgacgtcacagaacaGACTTCATTGTGAGTATTAGCTAGAATGGCTTGGGGTTTATGAATGCTCGATTGATTTTTATTAGCAAACTTACATTGTATCTAGACATTTTTACTGTGTATACAGATGGTATGCATAAAGAACATGGAAAAGTATCGCAAGCAACAAAGTTGAGATGAGGGAACAGTTGACTTTATCTTTTTCCATATGATGTAAAGTATCACAATTCTATAATGACAAGAGGACATGAAATAGATACACTCTAACAACGTTTTGATAGTATGTAAAAacatataaagtataaagtCAATGACAGCGTTATATCGACgattcacctcacctcaccggtcccttagcctcaccggccgtaggggcagcactaATACAAGATTTTCAGTTAGTAATACCAGTATCAATTATTACAATTGTAATATACAGTTTTAGAGGGAATATTGTCATCTGATTAAACCATACAATGTCTGTATGCAACAAACAATCAATGTCCATGGTTCTAGACattaatataacataatatacaGGGCATGTTCAGATAGCGGGGGTGGGGATAAACCGTTAAGTAAGTGGCATAGCCCATATGATTTAGATTAGAGGGATGTTGTCTTCACAGTTTGTAGTTATGCCACTCAATGAGTGTTCCATCCCGGTgatcccacacatgtagggatGTACAGCGATCTGTTTTCAGCCATTTGTAGGTGGgctttcacctgtatgtttctGGATAGACCCGTCAACCGCCCTATGTCTGTGGACTGTAAACTATACAGCTAAGAGGCGTGTTTGACCAAATGTTGGATTAAATAGCTCTTCCTTGTAGCAGAATAGCCACATTGGTCACAGTTGAAGGATTTCTCGCCTGTATGGGTCCTCATATGTTCAGATAGGTGAGACCTGCGAGCAcatctgtatccgcactctccacacaggTAGGGTTTTCttccagtgtgtttagccatgtgctgCTTTAAACTGCCTTTCTGTGTAGCGGAATAATCACACTGGGCACACTTGAagggcttttcacctgtatgtgttctcagaTGTTGGGATAAACGAAGCTTCACAGCCGTCCTATAgtcacactctccacacatgtagggtttttctccggtgtgtctagccatgtgttggtctaagtTACACTTCGTTGCTGAagcatagtcgcactggtcacacttgtagggcttctcgccCGTATGTTTCCTCATATGTCCGGTTAGGTGAGACCTGacagctgtcctgtatccacactttcCACAGATGTAGGGTTTGTTACCGGTGTGTTTGGCCATGTGTCGGACTAAATCGCTTTTCTCTGCGGTGGagtagtcgcactggtcacatttgtaaggcttCTCGCCTGTGTGTCTTCTCATATGTTTCGATAGGTGAAATCTGTGAgcagtcctgtatccgcactctccacacatgtagggttttcttccagtgtgtttggccatATGCTGCTTTAAACTGCCTTTCTGTGTAGCGGAATAATCGCACaggtcacacttataaggtttctcacctgtatgtcttCTGATGTGAACGATTAACGAAGATTTGTCAgatgttctgtacccacacgtTTCGCACACAAAGcgtttttcgccggtgtgtttagtcataTGTCGGTCCAAATTGCCTTTCAATGCAGaagcatagtcacactggtcacatttgaagggtttttcaccagtatgttttcttgtgtgttttaatAGGTCAGCATTTGAGTCTGTTCTATAGGCACATTCCGTACAAGCAAAGCGTTTAGCCATAGCAAGCCTGTCTGTGTATTCTGTTCCACCCTGTGCGGGAAAATGGTCAGATTCCACTCCGTTGTTTTTCCTCGCGTGGAATGCCCCCTTCCTTGTCCTGCTGCCTTCCCGTCTCTACTTTTTCGCTGCTGCTTGTCTGGTCCCAGAGTGTACCGTTGGAAGGTCCCCCATTTCTGAAACCAAAAAGTCAGCCATAATTTAAAGACAGGAAATAGTCCCATACTAATTGTAATGTTACTCATCAAACAAACACatgcaagcacacacacacacacacacacacacacacacacgcacacacatgcaagcaagcacacaaacacaaacacacacatgcacacatacatactagtaacaCTAGTAGTAGTGAGTAGTACACacgcgcgcaaacacacacacattacacacacgGGAAATTCATAACTAACAATGTTGCAAAACCCCTCCACCAAGGACAAACATGGCAttggtacatgtaacgttaatcctTATCTATGACAACATGTCATGCATATTCAATAATTTGTTGTTGCTTTACGTCCATTTCACAGCTAGGCATGAGCTTACTAGTAGTAAGTTGTTCTTCTTTTAGATTGTACTTCTCTAGTATTGTACTACTATCTTCACTGGTATTTGTATCCTGGTACTTTACTCGTACATGTTTTGGCAGAGAATGCTTACAAGTCCTATATTTACGTCGTCATgccaacgcccccctccccatagaGATCGAACACTGACATTCAGAGACATTAATGTACGAATGAATTAACAACGAAGAGAAGACAAGGCAGTTGCCCAAGGTTTTACCTACCGGTTTATGGTGCTGATAATTTGCTTATGTGTTCCATTCTCTTGAAACTGGCAAAACTGGAATCAAAGGAATGTTGCCCCCACGCTTCTCCGtcgaatcaaaatggcggacaagcAACCTGACCCTAGCACTGTAAAAGGTCGAAGGTCAGAGTTGATGTACCTGATTATCCCATTCTGTTTTAACCTATAAAAACATTATCACTGATcaaaacagtttcaaaacagtTCTTGGCTTGTCTTCAAAACGTATGGACTACAAGATGTGTGTATGACTTCTCACATACACGGTGCTTTCTTGTTATATATTTCTATCACCCTCTGTGCACATAGATGACATGCATaaacaacatttgcaagcatcaaagaaagttttatttttccttCTGATATGAATTATCAGATTGCTCTGATAAAAGTGTTTGAACTAAATATAACGTATAAGCGTTTTGCTAATATGTAACAGCGAAATATAGTAAAAAAGTCAATCACATTGTGTTTAATATATTGACGTTTGGCTAGCTTTAAGTAAACCTATATTTTCAGATAAAGATATCAGTATCAATTCTTTCTTACAGAAGTAATACATAGTTTTATATAGGTAATTGTCATCAGATTTTGACATGCAATATCTATATTTGCAATAGTAACATTCAAGGGAATTAGTTAATAGATATGGTATATACAATGGGCGTTCGCAATGCTGGGGGCCTAAATGGAAAGGCAGTGGTAAATCTCACAGTGcatagtaggggtgggtaccggtacaaaaaccgttttttcttgttcaaCCGGTccgaaaaaccggacctgaaaaatcagCTTTCcctaagaaaataacaagagtaaaGTAAAGGAgtgttgatagtcattttaccaagtttctacagtcaaacttggcctaagttaacagaggcatTGGTGTTGTTTACACAAAGATCCTCTtcacctggaccgtacctgtatctgaattttctgtaccggtccCCACCCCTAGTGCGTAGTATATCGACAATGATTTAGAATATAGCGGATCCTAATAGACAGCATTATAGCCTCTAGTTATGCCACTAAATGAAAGTTCTATCCAGGGAATCCGCCCtcgtcacacatgtagggtatTTTGGCGGTCTATTTGCCCATTTTTCAATCGTTTGCTTGCATCATAAGTTGAGGTCCAACTAATTTTTCGAGAATAGTCGCACAAATCACGTTCAACTTTTCAACTGTATTTTGCAAATGTCAGGATATGTTAGACTTGTCAACTGCCCTGTATCAGCAACTGTCAACTGTATCCCTAAGAAGTGCGTTTGACCAGGTGTTGGTTCCAAAGTTTTTTGTTGTAGCAGACAAGTTGcgttggtcacatttgtagaatTTCTCGCCAGTATCTCTCCACATACTAGTGTGTCGGGATGGGTACAacctttgagctgtcctgtatccgcactctcaaCACATGTCGGGCTtgtctccggtgtgtttagccatgtgtctgtctaaaaaaaaagcctttaactgcagcagaatagtcacatttgTATGTGTCCTCATATGCCTTGATATGACCTGTACGAAGTTttgtatccgcactccccacacatgtggggcttctctccggtgtgtttagccatgtgtcggtctagAACGTCCTCTAATGCCGTTGAGTATCCGCACTGATTACAATTATAAGGTTTCGCGCCTGTATGGATTCTACTGTGATCAATTAGTTGAGACATGCGGGCGGTTGTGTACTCTCTACATGTTGGGTTCTGCCATGTGCTGTAGCCATGTGCTGGTCTACATTGCCTTTCCATaaagcagaatagtcgcactggtcacacttatacagtttctcaccagtatgcaTTAACATATGTTGCGAGAGGCTGGACCATAAAGCCGCACGGTATccgcactcaccacacatgtagggttttgtgtgcgttctcatatgtactTTTAAGGAAGACTTGGCAGCCGTCCTGAATCCGCACTCTTCACACACGTACCGTTTGTCTTCGgcgtgtttagccatgtgctgACCCAGGTTGCTTTTTGATGCTCCAGAataatcgcactggtcacacttgtagggtttctcgccctTGTGTCTTCTCATATGTTCCGTTAGGTGAGACTTCATAGCAGTCCTGTATTCGCACTCtccacacttgtacggtttttcgcCTGTGTGTTGAGCCATGTGAtatttaaaagtacttttttctgcagcagaatagtcgcacctgtcacacttaaagggtttctcgccggtatGTCTCCGAGTGTGTCTCACGAATTTATCCTTTTTGGCTGTCGTGAAGTCACATTCCGTACACTCGAAGTGATGGTCCTCGGTACGTTTCACCTTCACCCTGTCGATCTGCTCTTTTCGATCCTGTGCGGAAGGATGAGAAGAAGATTCTTCTCGTCCAcgttttttggtgtttttgttgATCGGCCATGGGATATGACGAAAGTCCTCCCCTTCTTTGTCCTGCTGCCTTTCAGTGTCCAAATTTTGGTTGATGCTTGTCTCCTTCCTAGTTTGTACGGCTTGCTGTTCGTCCATAGCAATGTCACAGCTTCTCTCGTccatttctgaaacaacagggagtcattcaaaatgaaatataacaattgaccgtaggtaacatactctgtaacgttatcatagtttctatgtcggttgtgttgtCTTCTGTTGTGTGTGACAATGTAGGTGttgtgtttatatcgcatacagaacacatcacctcgacttataccaaaaacatATCTCTTGGCTGGACTTCGCGAACGAAGATCATCTAGGGGTTTGGCCCACGTCGGCCACATGCTCGTTGACGGCCAGTCAGTCACCAAATACGTACTTTAAAGCTAACGTACCTATTGCTGTccaatgcaaaacaaaatcctGTGCGCATTAACATCAAAATCAGGGTCTGAaaagaacgacaccaaatgaaactATTCGAAATTGTCAGGAATACCTCAAGCAGCTGGTCTACGACGCCAGCTGTTGTCGTTATATCAAACATAATACCACGAACATCTGTTCAATTACGTTTAGGGTTTCCTCTATCGCAACAGCTGTTATGTATATCAGGCAGCACATAACCCACCCTATCTGGTAGGAGACAAGCTGATTACGAAACACCGAAACCACATTGCCTGGTCCACAATA encodes the following:
- the LOC118408235 gene encoding zinc finger protein 525-like, with protein sequence MDGGSSRTAVDDLLAVHPGDETNSIETSDTGRQQDEEGDIPRGANGGVESDNPPSQSRTDQTDRLAVKRTVDKRFGCTECDYRTASKADLLKHTRTHTGEKPFKCDQCDYSATQKCNLDSHMARHSGEKPYMCGECGYRTAVRSHLTEHMRRHTGEKPYKCDHCDYSSARKSDLDRHMAKHTGEKPFMCGECGYRTADRSSLAVHMRTHTGVKPYECDQCDYSAAKKSYLDRHMATHTGEKPFMCGECGYRTARRFHLSQHMMKHTGEKPYKCDQCDYSATDKRYLKKHCLVKHTS
- the LOC118408231 gene encoding gastrula zinc finger protein XlCGF8.2DB-like, whose product is MAKRFACTECAYRTDSNADLLKHTRKHTGEKPFKCDQCDYASALKGNLDRHMTKHTGEKRFVCETCGYRTSDKSSLIVHIRRHTGEKPYKCDLCDYSATQKGSLKQHMAKHTGRKPYMCGECGYRTAHRFHLSKHMRRHTGEKPYKCDQCDYSTAEKSDLVRHMAKHTGNKPYICGKCGYRTAVRSHLTGHMRKHTGEKPYKCDQCDYASATKCNLDQHMARHTGEKPYMCGECDYRTAVKLRLSQHLRTHTGEKPFKCAQCDYSATQKGSLKQHMAKHTGRKPYLCGECGYRCARRSHLSEHMRTHTGEKSFNCDQCGYSATRKSYLIQHLVKHAS